One part of the Parabacteroides distasonis ATCC 8503 genome encodes these proteins:
- the lpxA gene encoding acyl-ACP--UDP-N-acetylglucosamine O-acyltransferase, producing the protein MNISPLAVVHPEAQIGQNVTIDPFAVIEKDVVIGDNCHIYSHAVILDGARIGKNCNIFPGAVVAGIPQDMKFAGETTTAEIGDNTTLRECVTINRGTASKGKTVVGRNCLIMAYSHVAHDCVLKDHIIIGNASQIAGEVEIDDFAIVSGGSLVHQFTRISKHVMVQGGSRIGKDIPPYTLIGRDPIVYCGINIVGLRRRGFTNQQVFLIQDIYRTLYTRGLNNTEALKAIETEYEPSEERDLILNFIKSSSRGIVRGSIDE; encoded by the coding sequence ATGAATATATCTCCTCTAGCAGTCGTTCATCCAGAGGCCCAGATCGGCCAGAATGTAACTATCGATCCGTTTGCCGTGATTGAGAAAGATGTCGTAATCGGTGATAATTGCCATATATATTCTCACGCCGTTATCTTGGATGGCGCACGGATTGGTAAAAATTGCAATATTTTCCCGGGAGCGGTCGTTGCCGGTATCCCTCAAGACATGAAATTCGCGGGGGAAACCACGACGGCGGAAATCGGAGATAACACGACGCTTCGCGAATGCGTGACGATCAACCGGGGTACCGCTTCCAAAGGTAAGACCGTGGTAGGTCGCAATTGCTTAATCATGGCTTATTCGCACGTGGCCCATGATTGCGTCTTAAAAGACCATATTATCATCGGTAACGCTTCGCAAATCGCCGGGGAGGTAGAGATTGATGATTTCGCTATCGTAAGCGGAGGTTCCTTGGTGCATCAGTTCACGCGTATATCCAAGCACGTGATGGTACAAGGCGGTTCTCGTATCGGAAAAGATATCCCTCCTTATACCTTGATCGGCCGTGATCCGATCGTTTATTGCGGTATCAATATCGTAGGTTTACGTCGCCGGGGATTCACGAATCAGCAGGTATTCTTGATTCAAGACATCTATCGCACGCTGTATACCCGAGGCTTGAATAATACGGAGGCGCTGAAAGCGATCGAGACCGAGTACGAGCCTAGCGAGGAACGGGATTTGATCCTCAATTTCATCAAGTCTTCCAGCCGGGGTATCGTAAGAGGTTCGATCGACGAATAA
- a CDS encoding PD-(D/E)XK nuclease family transposase has product MRKLYYLEQVLYGVAKTITEYISLGEDYHKVKKIYSINIFYFDIGRGEDYLYHGQNHFIGVHTKDQLVVNTKERSVIVSKLSPEIFPEYILIRTNKFDKIAVTPLEEWMDYLKRGTIRPDTMTPGLGEAREKLRYYSMPPEDRYAYDEHLNAVMIQNDVLDSAKLEGYLEGLAESRAENKEKGKAKGLAKGETEANLENAKKMKAMGIDLEMIRQITGITL; this is encoded by the coding sequence ATTCGCAAGCTATATTATCTCGAACAGGTACTCTATGGCGTAGCGAAAACCATAACCGAGTACATATCACTGGGCGAGGACTACCACAAGGTTAAGAAAATATACTCAATCAACATATTCTACTTCGACATCGGACGGGGAGAGGACTACCTTTATCACGGGCAGAATCATTTCATCGGCGTACATACCAAGGATCAATTGGTAGTCAACACGAAAGAGAGGAGCGTAATTGTCTCCAAGCTATCCCCCGAGATTTTCCCCGAATATATACTCATACGGACCAATAAGTTCGATAAGATAGCCGTCACTCCCCTAGAAGAATGGATGGACTACCTTAAAAGAGGAACAATTCGTCCTGACACCATGACTCCGGGATTAGGCGAGGCTCGAGAAAAATTGAGATACTACTCCATGCCCCCCGAGGATAGATACGCTTACGACGAACACCTGAATGCGGTCATGATACAAAATGACGTATTGGATTCGGCGAAGCTTGAAGGATACCTGGAAGGACTAGCGGAAAGTAGAGCGGAAAATAAGGAGAAAGGTAAGGCGAAAGGACTGGCAAAAGGCGAGACAGAAGCGAACCTCGAAAACGCCAAGAAGATGAAAGCCATGGGGATCGATCTTGAAATGATCCGGCAGATCACGGGAATTACCCTATAA
- a CDS encoding IS1096 element passenger TnpR family protein → MLFRFLILSDEADDFKREIKIDSESTFLDLQNAILDSVGYTKDQMTSFFICDDDWSKKTEITLVEMDTSSEEDSYVMADTQLEELLEDEHQKLLFVFDYMTERAFFMELREIVPGKDLDAPICSKSVGTPPAQIVSFDEFEAKNGSTDVGEDFYGDSEYDMDELDKSGFDGLGEGPMDNPYDDERF, encoded by the coding sequence ATGCTATTTAGATTTCTAATCCTATCAGATGAAGCAGATGACTTCAAGCGCGAGATCAAGATTGATTCCGAGTCTACTTTCTTGGATTTGCAAAACGCCATTCTCGACTCTGTAGGTTATACAAAGGATCAAATGACCTCTTTCTTCATATGTGACGATGACTGGAGTAAAAAGACAGAGATCACATTAGTGGAGATGGATACCTCTTCCGAGGAAGACAGCTATGTCATGGCCGATACTCAACTGGAAGAATTGTTGGAAGACGAGCACCAAAAACTACTTTTCGTTTTCGATTATATGACCGAACGTGCCTTCTTCATGGAACTTCGTGAGATCGTTCCGGGAAAAGACTTGGATGCTCCTATTTGCAGCAAATCGGTAGGTACGCCTCCCGCCCAAATAGTTTCTTTCGATGAGTTCGAGGCTAAGAACGGCAGTACGGACGTAGGAGAAGATTTTTACGGGGATTCCGAATACGATATGGACGAATTAGACAAAAGCGGCTTCGACGGTTTAGGCGAAGGCCCGATGGATAATCCTTACGACGACGAGCGCTTTTGA
- the miaA gene encoding tRNA (adenosine(37)-N6)-dimethylallyltransferase MiaA, with product MNSLVILLGPTGVGKTELSLQVAERFGSPIISSDSRQLYKDLPIGTAAPTPEQMARVKHYMVGTLSLTDYYSASNFEEDVVSLLSELHKTIPTVVMTGGSMMYIDAVCKGIDDIPTVTPEIRDALYMQFETEGLAPILAELKEADPVHYEEVDRNNYKRVIHAVEICRMTGKPYSSFRTNIKKERPFRIIKVGLNRDRDELCDRINQRVDQMMSEGLLEEARRAYPFRHLNSLNTVGYKELFNYFSGEWTLDLAVEKIKRNSRVYARKQMTWFKRDPEITWFHPDETEAIFTHLSQQII from the coding sequence ATGAATTCCCTCGTTATATTACTTGGGCCGACAGGAGTCGGAAAGACCGAGTTAAGCCTCCAAGTGGCGGAACGTTTCGGCTCTCCGATTATCTCTTCCGACTCCCGTCAGCTCTATAAAGACCTTCCGATCGGCACGGCTGCCCCTACACCGGAACAAATGGCACGTGTCAAGCATTATATGGTAGGCACTCTCTCGCTTACCGATTATTACAGCGCCAGCAACTTCGAGGAAGATGTGGTCTCCCTCCTATCCGAATTACATAAAACGATCCCGACCGTCGTAATGACCGGAGGCTCTATGATGTACATCGACGCCGTATGTAAAGGTATTGACGATATCCCGACGGTTACACCGGAGATCCGGGATGCCCTATACATGCAATTTGAAACCGAGGGACTAGCCCCTATCCTCGCTGAATTAAAAGAAGCAGACCCCGTTCATTACGAGGAAGTGGACCGGAATAATTACAAACGAGTGATCCATGCCGTAGAGATTTGCCGGATGACAGGCAAGCCTTACTCCTCCTTCCGCACGAACATTAAGAAAGAGCGTCCATTCCGGATCATCAAAGTAGGGCTTAATAGAGATCGTGACGAATTATGCGACCGCATCAACCAACGTGTAGATCAAATGATGAGCGAAGGATTATTGGAAGAGGCTCGCCGGGCTTATCCCTTCCGTCATTTGAATTCCTTGAACACGGTAGGTTATAAAGAATTATTCAATTACTTCAGCGGAGAATGGACATTAGACCTCGCCGTGGAGAAAATCAAACGAAACTCCCGGGTCTACGCCCGGAAGCAAATGACTTGGTTTAAACGGGACCCAGAAATAACATGGTTCCATCCGGATGAGACCGAAGCTATATTTACACATCTGAGCCAACAGATCATATAG
- a CDS encoding DMT family protein — protein sequence MQSVYTILLLIVSNIFMTCAWYGHLKMKQQFSWFEHLPLFGVILFSWFLAFFEYCFQVPANRIGFRDNGGPFNLIQLKVIQEVITLVVFVAFSTIAFKGESFKWNHALAFVFLVAAVYLVFKK from the coding sequence ATGCAAAGTGTTTATACGATTTTATTGTTGATCGTGTCTAATATTTTTATGACATGCGCTTGGTATGGTCATTTGAAGATGAAGCAACAGTTTAGCTGGTTCGAGCATCTTCCTTTGTTTGGCGTAATCCTGTTTAGTTGGTTTCTCGCTTTTTTTGAGTATTGTTTCCAAGTACCGGCGAATCGCATCGGTTTCCGGGATAACGGGGGGCCGTTCAACTTGATTCAATTGAAAGTGATCCAAGAGGTGATTACGTTGGTGGTATTCGTGGCCTTCAGTACCATCGCTTTTAAGGGGGAGTCGTTTAAATGGAACCATGCGCTTGCTTTCGTATTCTTGGTCGCGGCGGTTTATCTGGTTTTCAAGAAATAA
- a CDS encoding tRNA 2-thiocytidine biosynthesis TtcA family protein, translated as MAKLTEDERLFRKIEDKIKRAIFDYGLINDGDRILVGLSGGKDSLALVDLLGRRSKIYCPRFEVVVAHIVMTNIPYCSDREYLRSCAEEHDLPFIVHETSFDPSTDTRKSPCFLCSWTRRKALFEIAKAHKCNKIALGHHQDDILETLLMNLTHQGAFGTMPPRLRMDKFDMEIIRPMCLVEERELIQVAAWKGYRKQLKNCPYESGSSRSDMKELLRSLEAINPEARYSLWGSMTNIQEDYLPRKIR; from the coding sequence ATGGCAAAATTGACAGAGGACGAACGTTTGTTTCGCAAGATAGAGGATAAGATAAAGAGAGCGATTTTCGACTATGGCTTGATCAATGATGGCGACCGGATCTTGGTCGGGTTGTCCGGAGGAAAAGATTCCTTGGCCTTGGTGGATTTACTGGGGCGCAGGTCGAAAATCTATTGTCCTCGGTTTGAGGTCGTGGTAGCGCATATCGTGATGACGAATATCCCTTATTGTTCGGATCGGGAATATCTTAGAAGTTGCGCGGAGGAGCATGATTTGCCTTTCATTGTCCATGAGACAAGTTTCGATCCTTCTACGGACACTCGCAAATCCCCCTGCTTTTTATGCTCTTGGACTCGCCGGAAAGCTTTGTTTGAGATCGCTAAGGCGCATAAATGCAATAAGATCGCTTTAGGCCATCATCAAGATGATATCCTTGAGACGCTGTTGATGAACCTGACCCACCAAGGGGCTTTCGGGACAATGCCTCCCCGGTTGAGAATGGATAAGTTTGATATGGAGATCATCCGTCCGATGTGTCTGGTGGAAGAGAGGGAGTTGATTCAGGTCGCCGCATGGAAAGGGTACCGGAAACAATTGAAGAACTGTCCTTATGAGTCGGGTTCCAGTCGTTCGGATATGAAAGAGCTGCTGAGAAGTCTGGAAGCGATCAATCCGGAGGCTCGTTACAGTCTTTGGGGGAGCATGACGAATATACAAGAAGATTATTTACCTCGAAAAATAAGATAA
- a CDS encoding tetratricopeptide repeat protein, whose translation MKRLSKKLLYTLGVTLICGGMQLHAQSLDQAKKLYNDGKYAEAKPVFEKLVKQAPSNASYNQWYGVCCFETGDLAGAEKHLKVAVKRRVQDAYRYLGEVYYQTYRFNEAEEMFDEYITLLTKKKQDVEPYQIRMDLANKASRMLDKVENVQIIDSLVVDKDNFLSAYTLSEESGTLTTYQDFFQTNDPGNSSVYMNQKEDKIYYAHSTDGNHNCLFTQSKLIDQWGDEKQLPMNINSDADDGYPFVLSDGVTIYYASKGNSSLGGYDLFVTRYNINSDTYLTPEQLGMPYNSPFNDYMMVIDEAKQLGWFVSDRYQPEGKVCVYLFIPNDNRERVDSEDIELKRARASIASIKDSWKPGSNYEELIHLAHTEIPYGRIEIKKDFTFPIHNDIVYYTLDDIQSPEAKNYYEKVVSIHKQIKELNEKLESLRASYIKGNKAKREQLKPTILDTEEKLNNLLGQPDEWEKKARNAEIVYLRNNHK comes from the coding sequence ATGAAACGGTTATCCAAAAAGCTGCTTTATACGCTAGGAGTTACACTCATATGCGGAGGAATGCAACTACATGCGCAAAGTCTTGATCAGGCAAAAAAATTATATAACGATGGGAAATACGCAGAAGCCAAACCTGTGTTCGAGAAACTAGTGAAACAAGCGCCAAGCAATGCCTCTTATAATCAATGGTATGGTGTTTGCTGTTTCGAGACCGGAGATTTAGCAGGAGCGGAGAAACATCTTAAGGTCGCCGTAAAGCGTAGGGTACAAGACGCTTATCGATACCTTGGAGAAGTATACTACCAGACCTATCGTTTTAACGAAGCCGAGGAGATGTTCGACGAATACATCACCCTCCTAACAAAAAAGAAACAAGATGTGGAGCCTTACCAGATCCGTATGGACTTGGCGAACAAAGCAAGCCGTATGCTTGATAAGGTAGAGAATGTCCAGATTATCGATAGCTTGGTCGTTGATAAAGATAATTTCTTATCAGCCTATACCTTAAGCGAGGAAAGCGGTACGTTGACCACTTACCAAGATTTCTTCCAGACTAACGATCCGGGCAACTCATCGGTATACATGAACCAGAAGGAGGATAAGATTTATTACGCCCACTCGACAGACGGTAACCACAATTGTCTTTTTACCCAATCCAAGCTCATAGATCAATGGGGAGACGAGAAACAGTTACCGATGAATATCAATAGTGACGCCGACGATGGGTATCCATTCGTGCTATCCGATGGCGTAACGATTTATTACGCATCCAAAGGGAACAGCTCTCTGGGCGGATATGATTTATTCGTCACTCGTTACAACATCAATTCCGATACTTATCTTACACCGGAGCAATTGGGCATGCCCTATAACTCCCCGTTTAACGATTACATGATGGTGATCGACGAAGCCAAGCAATTGGGATGGTTCGTTTCCGACCGCTATCAACCGGAAGGAAAAGTTTGTGTATACCTATTCATTCCGAATGACAACCGCGAGCGAGTAGATAGCGAGGATATCGAACTAAAACGTGCCCGGGCCTCTATTGCCTCGATCAAGGATTCATGGAAACCCGGATCGAATTACGAAGAGCTTATTCATTTAGCTCATACCGAGATTCCTTATGGACGTATAGAGATAAAGAAAGATTTCACGTTCCCGATCCATAATGATATCGTTTATTACACCTTGGACGATATCCAAAGTCCGGAAGCGAAGAACTACTATGAGAAAGTAGTTTCCATCCATAAACAGATCAAGGAGTTAAATGAGAAACTAGAGAGCTTACGAGCCAGCTACATCAAAGGGAACAAGGCGAAGCGAGAACAACTGAAGCCTACGATTCTTGATACGGAAGAAAAGTTAAACAACCTGCTCGGCCAACCGGACGAATGGGAGAAAAAGGCACGTAACGCAGAGATCGTATACCTAAGAAACAACCATAAATAA